From a single Aspergillus puulaauensis MK2 DNA, chromosome 2, nearly complete sequence genomic region:
- a CDS encoding oleate hydratase (COG:S;~EggNog:ENOG410PVR9;~InterPro:IPR010354,IPR036188;~PFAM:PF13450,PF06100;~go_function: GO:0050151 - oleate hydratase activity [Evidence IEA];~go_function: GO:0071949 - FAD binding [Evidence IEA];~go_process: GO:0006631 - fatty acid metabolic process [Evidence IEA]), which produces MAKRNPERLDAWVLGSGITSLTAAVHLVQEAHVPPSHIHIIESLSVAGGQTTSHGDAENGYDFRAGVRPQYNDMCMDALLSLVPSTSDPSRSVRDEILEFATSLEVQPPRARFLARKTHGVGRVDAKKMALGLRDRIDLFTLASKSEKTLGRGRICDFFTEGFFRSGYWLSLATSFGLKPSHSAAEFRRYLHRFSNLHDLLDPHPLDLGKYNVHESTIVPIVQFLLSKGVDFRFNTTICGMSFAQDNPNKPNDPTRVTSIQTSPVREPCCSISSRDETIIQVSADDIVIVSLGSISSSLLPGTNTHPPPSLHLDPTTITDPETSTEIDTELDENWLLWLELSTKHPKFGNAYNFCTRLHSSRLETFTITLSSTELFSRLTETTAQTPGPNSLFTLRDSPWLLTLRIPHQPVFPDQPPHIQVCWGYALAPERSGTHITKPMIDCTGQEILSEILSHLEYPLESILEKAVTIPCIQPRGAATLLPRDPTDRPAVIPEGMRNMAVIGPFVEIADEVAVTTDYSVRGAQIAVRELMGVGTVVAKSKKGSAIGLLGL; this is translated from the exons ATGGCAAAACGTAACCCGGAGCGTCTCGACGCCTGGGTTCTAGGCAGCGGGATCACATCTCTCACGGCCGCAGTGCACCTCGTCCAGGAAGCCCATGTGCCACCCTCCCATATACACATCATCGAGTCTCTCAGTGTCGCAGGCGGCCAGACCACAAGTCATGGCGACGCAGAGAATGGCTATGACTTTCGCGCCGGCGTACGGCCCCAATATAACGACATGTGCATGGATGCCTTGCTGTCGTTAGTCCCCTCGACGTCTGATCCCAGCCGCTCGGTGCGCGACGAGATCCTCGAGTTTGCGACGTCACTAGAAGTCCAACCGCCGCGCGCAAGGTTTCTGGCTCGCAAGACACACGGGGTCGGTCGCGTTgatgcgaagaagatggcgcTGGGCTTGCGCGACCGCATTGATCTGTTCACGCTGGCATCCAAGTCGGAGAAGACGCTGGGGAGGGGTCGCATTTGCGACTTCTTTACTGAGGGATTCTTTCGAAGCGGGTATTGGCTGTCGCTTGCTACAAg CTTCGGCCTCAAACCTTCACACTCCGCTGCTGAATTCCGCCGGTATCTGCATCGCTTCAGCAACCTGCACGACCTTCTGGACCCCCACCCTCTCGATCTAGGTAAATACAACGTGCATGAGTCTACCATAGTCCCCATTGTCCAGTTTCTCCTATCCAAGGGCGTGGACTTccgcttcaacaccaccatctgcGGCATGTCCTTCGCACAAGATAACCCTAACAAGCCCAACGACCCAACACGAGTCACCTCAATCCAAACCTCTCCAGTGCGCGAGCCATGctgctccatctcctcaaggGACGAAACGATAATACAAGTCAGCGCAGacgacatcgtcatcgtctcgcTAggctccatctcctcatccctcCTACCAGGAACCAACACCCACCCCCCTCCGTCCCTCCACCTCgacccaacaacaatcacagACCCCGAAACCTCCACCGAGATAGACACAGAGCTCGACGAAAACTGGCTCCTCTGGCTTGAGCTCAGCACCAAACATCCCAAATTCGGCAACGCCTACAACTTCTGCACAAGACTGCACTCCTCCCGCCTCGAAaccttcaccatcaccctctcctccaccgaACTTTTCTCCCGCCTCACAGAAACAACAGCCCAAACCCCAGGCCCTAACTCCCTGTTCACCCTCCGCGACTCCCCCTGGCTACTCACCCTACGCATCCCCCACCAGCCCGTCTTCCCAGACCAGCCACCCCACATCCAAGTCTGCTGGGGCTACGCCCTCGCCCCCGAGCGCAGCGGGACACACATCACAAAGCCAATGATCGATTGCACGGGCCAGGAAATCCTTTCCGAGATCCTCTCGCATCTGGAATACCCGCTTGAGTCGATTCTCGAGAAGGCGGTTACGATCCCCTGCATTCAGCCGCGCGGGGCGGCGACCCTGCTCCCTAGGGATCCCACGGATCGGCCGGCTGTTATACCGGAGGGGATGCGGAATATGGCTGTGATAGGCCCGTTTGTGGAGATTGCGGATGAGGTGGCTGTTACGACAGATTATAGTGTG